In a genomic window of Zingiber officinale cultivar Zhangliang chromosome 9B, Zo_v1.1, whole genome shotgun sequence:
- the LOC122025159 gene encoding putative glycerol-3-phosphate transporter 4: MRSEPSGLSLLRRLGGGKEWSRNAHRGLVLALTFVAYACYHASRKPPSIVKSVLDPKAHPSAEPRLWPLGPIFIEAGSVSHSGQGWPPFNGTDGTAKLGEIDVAFLACYSVGMYAAGHLGDRLDLRLFLAVGMIGSGAFVALFGMGYFWNIHAFEFYLAVPMLAGFLQSTGWPSVVAVVGNWFGERKRGLIMGIWNAHTSVGNISGSLLAASVLQYGWGWSFILPGALIAVGGVLVFFFLAAYPEDVVFSVVPDEEAAQRQETETEDRGSAVGIRKACSIPGVIPFALCLFFSKLVAYTFLYWLPFYLSQTAIGGEYLSVKSAGNLSTLFDVGGIIGGILAGCISDQLNARATTAATFVYLAIPSLYIYHKYGGISKTVNIVLMMITGLFVNGPYALITTAVSADLGTHKSLKGDSRALATVTALIDGTGSVGAAVGPLVTGFLSTKGWSSVFMMLMLGAFVAGTLLLVLVREEVSQIIHRHRNPLIGGSASTPLLKEDS, translated from the exons ATGAGGTCGGAGCCGTCGGGTCTCAGCCTCCTCCGCCGCCTCGGAGGAGGCAAGGAGTGGAGCCGCAACGCCCACCGTGGTCTCGTCCTCGCCCTCACCTTCGTCGCGTACGCCTGCTACCACGCCTCCCGCAAGCCGCCCAGTATCGTCAAGAGCGTGCTCGACCCCAAGGCCCACCCCTCCGCCGAACCTCGCCTCTGGCCGCTGGGCCCCATCTTCATCGAGGCCGGCAGCGTCTCCCACAGCGGCCAGGGATGGCCGCCGTTCAACGGCACGGACGGCACGGCCAAGCTAGGCGAGATCGACGTCGCCTTCCTCGCTTGTTATTCCGTCGGCATGTACGCCGCCGGCCATCTCGGCGACCGCCTCGACCTCCGCCTCTTCCTCGCCGTCGGAATGATCGGGAGCGGCGCCTTCGTCGCCCTGTTCGGGATGGGGTACTTCTGGAACATCCACGCCTTCGAATTCTACCTCGCCGTGCCAATGCTCGCCGGATTTCTCCAGTCGACCGGGTGGCCGTCGGTGGTGGCGGTGGTGGGGAACTGGTTCGGGGAACGGAAGAGGGGTCTCATCATGGGGATATGGAACGCCCACACCTCCGTCGGCAACATCAGCGGGTCGTTGCTCGCCGCCAGCGTTCTGCAATACGGATGGGGGTGGTCGTTCATCCTTCCGGGGGCCCTGATCGCCGTCGGCGGCGTTctggtcttcttcttcttggctgcCTACCCGGAAGATGTCGTCTTCTCTGTTGTTCCTGACGAGGAAGCCGCGCAGCGGCAGGAGACAGAAACAGAGGACAGAGGAAGCGCAGTGGGAATTCGCAAGGCATGCTCGATACCTGGCGTTATTCCTTTTGCACTCTgtctcttcttctccaagctcgtGGCTTACACATTCTTATACTGGTTGCCATTTTACCTCAGCCAGACAG CTATCGGAGGAGAATACCTGTCTGTCAAATCTGCCGGAAACCTTTCGACTCTCTTTGATGTTGGAGGAATCATTGGCGGAATCCTGGCCGGTTGCATATCCGACCAACTCAATGCCAGGGCCACTACGGCAGCGACGTTCGTGTATCTAGCGATTCCTTCCCTTTACATCTACCACAAGTACGGAGGCATATCGAAGACAGTAAACATTGTGCTGATGATGATCACTGGCTTGTTCGTGAACGGGCCTTACGCTCTCATAACCACTGCTGTTTCAGCCGACCTCGGCACTCACAAGTCCCTCAAAGGCGATTCACGGGCACTGGCGACTGTGACCGCGCTGATCGATGGCACAGGCTCGGTCGGAGCTGCGGTTGGGCCTCTCGTCACAGGATTTCTATCGACAAAGGGGTGGAGTTCGGTGTTCATGATGCTGATGCTCGGAGCATTCGTAGCGGGCACCCTCTTGTTGGTTCTTGTTCGAGAAGAGGTATCTCAAATAATTCATCGCCACAGGAATCCCTTGATTG GCGGCTCTGCTTCCACGCCGCTTCTGAAGGAGGATAGTTGA